One segment of Oceanispirochaeta sp. DNA contains the following:
- the purD gene encoding phosphoribosylamine--glycine ligase: MKILVTGSGGREHALIKKLLQNDRVSKIYCAPGNGGTAGEAGCENIPITDIQELADFAGENGIGLALPGSEDMLVSGIADKFLEKKIPVLGPHKAAALLEGSKCFAKEFMQKYSIKTAAYKNFNSIDPAAHYLEGCDYPVVLKADGLAAGKGVLICQDKDEARLALNLLMKEKEFGTAGDSIVIEEFLEGVEASILSFYDGKTILPLLSAKDHKKIGEGETGPNTGGMGVVAPNPHINEAVMNTFRKDILLPTLKGLKMEGLQFPGVIFFGLMINERGVYLLEYNLRMGDPETQAVLSLLDSDLLELIENTLSGNLDTTELTWKVGSCCCVVMASGGYPGPYEKGIPIEGITDCQSDIFIAGAALKDSVLLTSGGRVLNVVANGTNLQSARTACYRDVARIRFRNSVYRRDIGGSF, translated from the coding sequence GTGAAAATACTTGTAACAGGAAGCGGCGGAAGAGAACATGCCCTGATCAAAAAGCTTCTGCAGAATGATAGAGTCAGCAAAATCTACTGTGCTCCGGGAAACGGCGGTACCGCCGGTGAAGCCGGTTGTGAGAATATCCCCATCACTGATATTCAGGAACTGGCCGATTTTGCCGGTGAGAATGGCATAGGATTGGCATTACCCGGTTCAGAGGACATGCTGGTATCTGGAATAGCAGATAAATTTTTAGAAAAGAAAATCCCGGTCCTGGGACCTCACAAGGCAGCCGCTCTTCTGGAAGGAAGTAAGTGTTTTGCCAAGGAGTTCATGCAGAAATATTCCATAAAAACAGCGGCCTATAAAAACTTCAATTCCATTGATCCAGCCGCACACTACCTGGAAGGCTGTGATTATCCTGTTGTTTTAAAGGCGGATGGACTGGCTGCGGGGAAGGGTGTACTCATTTGTCAGGATAAGGACGAAGCCAGGCTGGCTCTCAATCTGCTGATGAAAGAAAAAGAATTCGGTACAGCCGGGGACAGCATTGTCATTGAGGAATTCCTGGAAGGAGTGGAGGCCTCTATTCTCTCCTTTTATGACGGCAAAACAATACTGCCCCTCCTCAGTGCCAAGGATCACAAAAAGATTGGAGAAGGGGAGACCGGCCCTAATACCGGCGGAATGGGGGTGGTTGCTCCTAATCCGCATATCAATGAGGCTGTCATGAATACTTTCCGAAAAGATATTCTACTCCCCACTCTCAAGGGTCTTAAAATGGAAGGCCTTCAGTTTCCCGGGGTCATCTTCTTTGGGCTGATGATCAATGAGAGAGGGGTTTATCTATTAGAATATAATCTGAGGATGGGGGATCCCGAAACACAGGCAGTATTGTCACTCCTTGATTCAGATCTGCTGGAACTCATTGAAAATACCCTTTCCGGTAATCTGGATACAACAGAATTGACGTGGAAAGTGGGAAGCTGCTGTTGCGTTGTCATGGCATCGGGAGGATATCCCGGACCCTATGAAAAGGGGATTCCCATTGAGGGTATTACCGATTGCCAAAGTGATATTTTTATTGCAGGAGCTGCATTAAAGGATTCTGTGCTTCTGACGTCAGGCGGAAGGGTTTTAAATGTAGTAGCCAACGGAACTAATCTTCAGAGTGCCAGAACAGCCTGTTATCGGGATGTAGCCAGAATCCGATTCAGGAATAGTGTCTACCGCCGGGATATCGGTGGTTCTTTTTAA
- the purH gene encoding bifunctional phosphoribosylaminoimidazolecarboxamide formyltransferase/IMP cyclohydrolase: MKRALISVFNKDGILELGQFLKLKGWEIISTGGTFKYLQEQGLNPLEVAAVTGGREMLDGRVKTLHPVIHGGILAIRDNEEHMSTLKEEGIETIDMVVVNLYPFFDEVDTDKSIEEKVEFIDIGGPTMLRSASKNFQDVTVICNPEDYKSVMEEMENRGDVSFETRKILAGKVFNLTSAYDGAISQFFLGRDAMPAFLNGSYSKNMDLRYGENPHQKAAFYTNTWGGGAFADFKQLGGKELSFNNIRDMDVAWKIVNEFDSMVCCGLKHSTPCGVALGKDAADAYKRAYDCDPISIFGGIVAINGEVSEDAAIEMVKTFLEIVVAPSFSAKAMEVLKKKKNLRIIQTSAQPSDPLDVVKVDGGILVQDADLSFSQDFKVVTDAAPEEAFKEDLIFGQKVVKHVKSNAIVVVKDGKATGIGTGQTNRIWAAQQAIERAGEGTILASDAFFPFDDVVVLCAEKGIRAIIQPGGSIRDADSIKACNEKGIPMIFTGMRHFKH, translated from the coding sequence ATGAAAAGAGCTCTTATCAGTGTTTTTAATAAAGATGGTATTTTGGAATTGGGACAATTCCTTAAATTAAAAGGCTGGGAAATCATCTCCACCGGCGGAACATTCAAGTACCTTCAGGAGCAGGGGCTAAACCCTCTTGAAGTCGCAGCCGTGACAGGTGGCCGGGAAATGCTGGATGGACGTGTGAAGACACTTCATCCAGTGATTCATGGAGGGATACTGGCAATTCGGGATAATGAAGAACACATGTCTACATTGAAAGAAGAAGGGATCGAAACCATCGACATGGTTGTTGTCAACCTGTATCCCTTCTTTGATGAAGTAGATACAGACAAGAGCATTGAAGAAAAAGTCGAATTCATCGATATCGGAGGACCCACCATGCTCCGCTCGGCTTCGAAAAATTTCCAGGATGTGACCGTCATCTGTAATCCTGAAGATTATAAAAGCGTTATGGAAGAGATGGAAAACAGGGGAGATGTCAGTTTTGAAACCAGGAAAATCCTGGCAGGAAAGGTCTTCAACCTGACATCTGCCTATGATGGGGCAATCAGCCAGTTTTTTCTTGGAAGAGACGCCATGCCGGCATTCCTGAATGGTTCCTATTCCAAGAACATGGACCTTCGTTATGGAGAAAACCCTCACCAGAAGGCCGCCTTTTACACCAATACATGGGGCGGTGGAGCCTTTGCCGATTTTAAACAGCTGGGAGGCAAAGAACTCTCTTTCAATAATATCCGGGATATGGATGTAGCCTGGAAGATTGTCAACGAATTTGACAGCATGGTCTGCTGTGGTTTGAAACATTCAACTCCCTGTGGTGTAGCCCTGGGTAAGGATGCGGCAGATGCCTATAAAAGAGCCTACGACTGTGATCCTATTTCCATCTTTGGAGGTATTGTGGCTATCAATGGGGAAGTATCAGAAGACGCGGCTATCGAAATGGTGAAAACATTTCTTGAAATTGTTGTGGCTCCCTCCTTCTCGGCAAAAGCAATGGAAGTATTGAAGAAGAAAAAAAACCTCCGAATCATTCAAACCAGTGCCCAACCATCGGATCCCCTGGATGTGGTCAAGGTGGATGGTGGAATACTGGTCCAGGATGCAGACCTGAGTTTCTCCCAGGATTTTAAAGTAGTCACAGATGCAGCACCCGAAGAAGCCTTCAAAGAAGATCTGATCTTTGGACAGAAAGTCGTCAAACATGTCAAATCAAATGCCATAGTTGTTGTTAAAGACGGAAAAGCCACAGGAATCGGTACAGGACAGACAAATAGAATCTGGGCCGCACAGCAAGCCATTGAAAGAGCCGGAGAGGGAACAATCCTGGCTTCGGATGCTTTTTTTCCCTTTGATGACGTGGTTGTCCTTTGTGCTGAAAAAGGCATCAGGGCCATCATACAGCCGGGAGGATCCATTCGGGATGCAGACTCAATCAAGGCCTGTAATGAAAAAGGCATTCCCATGATTTTCACTGGAATGCGCCATTTTAAACACTAG
- the purN gene encoding phosphoribosylglycinamide formyltransferase yields the protein MQSLIDAVQSGQLEAEITTVIADREAFGLKRAKVSNIKTCLVDRKEWGNKLSDVILERIPRNTDLIVLAGFLSILSTAFISQWKGKIINIHPSLLPDFGGRGMYGIKVHQAVLDDRRKTSGCSVHTVDTGIDTGDIILQREVPVLSNDNPETLQKRVLEQEHQLLVDAVSKIIKTSNKELKRGKEV from the coding sequence TTGCAATCTTTGATTGACGCCGTTCAGTCAGGTCAATTGGAGGCTGAAATCACAACCGTCATTGCCGACAGAGAAGCCTTCGGGTTGAAAAGAGCAAAAGTCTCGAATATTAAAACCTGTCTTGTTGACAGAAAAGAATGGGGAAATAAACTTTCCGATGTAATTCTTGAAAGGATCCCCCGGAACACGGACCTGATTGTTCTGGCTGGATTCCTGTCCATACTCAGTACTGCCTTTATCAGTCAATGGAAGGGAAAGATCATCAACATTCATCCCTCACTGCTTCCGGATTTTGGAGGGAGGGGTATGTACGGAATTAAGGTTCATCAGGCCGTGCTTGATGACCGGCGGAAGACGAGCGGCTGTTCCGTTCACACTGTAGACACAGGCATAGACACGGGAGATATCATTCTGCAGAGGGAAGTCCCGGTATTATCCAATGACAATCCCGAAACTTTGCAAAAGAGGGTTTTAGAACAGGAACACCAGCTGTTGGTGGATGCTGTTTCAAAGATCATAAAAACATCAAATAAAGAATTGAAACGGGGAAAGGAAGTATGA
- the purM gene encoding phosphoribosylformylglycinamidine cyclo-ligase gives MHTYKDSGVDKEEGYKAVDKIKSKVTETHNENVLTGLGSFASLYALKDYKNPVLVSGTDGVGTKLAIAFTKKIFNTVGQDCFAMCANDILCQGAKPLFFLDYLACGKLDSDVSSEIVMGMAEACKDADCALVGGETAEMPGFYKDGDYDMAGFCVGAVERDRIINGKDVEEGDIILGLASSGVHSNGFSLIRSLVTDLDEDFQGEPVYKELLKPTRVYVRNVLKLLESHFEHISGMAHITGGGLPENLPRTIPEGLCGKIMKDSVPVLPIFDWLRGKGVPDEEMWGTFNMGVGFILIVRAEQKELIVSTLETLGESVAILGQIIKSDKKICLI, from the coding sequence ATGCACACATATAAAGATTCTGGTGTAGATAAAGAAGAAGGGTACAAAGCTGTTGATAAAATCAAATCAAAGGTGACTGAAACTCATAATGAGAATGTTCTTACCGGATTAGGCAGTTTCGCCTCTCTTTATGCCCTGAAGGATTATAAGAATCCCGTTCTGGTTTCAGGGACCGATGGTGTGGGAACAAAGCTTGCCATCGCCTTTACCAAAAAGATTTTCAATACTGTGGGGCAGGATTGCTTTGCCATGTGTGCCAATGATATTTTATGCCAGGGAGCCAAACCACTCTTTTTCCTGGATTATCTGGCCTGTGGAAAATTGGATTCTGATGTCTCCAGCGAAATTGTTATGGGAATGGCCGAAGCCTGTAAGGACGCAGATTGTGCCCTTGTGGGAGGAGAAACCGCAGAAATGCCGGGTTTCTATAAAGACGGCGACTATGATATGGCCGGTTTTTGTGTCGGTGCCGTTGAAAGGGATAGAATCATCAATGGAAAGGACGTGGAGGAGGGTGATATCATCCTCGGACTCGCATCCAGCGGTGTACACAGCAACGGTTTCAGTCTCATACGCTCTCTTGTCACTGATCTGGATGAAGACTTCCAGGGAGAGCCTGTTTACAAAGAACTCTTGAAACCAACCCGTGTTTATGTCAGAAATGTGCTTAAATTGTTAGAATCCCATTTTGAACACATCAGCGGAATGGCTCATATCACGGGAGGAGGTCTTCCTGAAAATCTTCCTCGAACAATTCCCGAGGGACTCTGTGGTAAAATCATGAAAGATTCAGTACCCGTTCTTCCAATATTCGATTGGCTCCGGGGAAAAGGTGTTCCTGATGAAGAAATGTGGGGAACCTTCAATATGGGTGTGGGCTTTATTCTGATTGTCAGAGCAGAACAAAAAGAGCTGATTGTCTCCACCCTTGAGACTCTTGGTGAATCTGTGGCCATACTGGGTCAAATAATAAAATCCGATAAGAAGATATGTTTAATATAG
- the purF gene encoding amidophosphoribosyltransferase translates to MMPSEEFPGDDKLHEECGVFGVYSPKEYPVGEMTYLGLLGLQHRGQESAGITISSGGVLTTRKGMGLVTEVFKNDAIIELKTGNAAIGHVRYSTTGNSDLANAQPLEGHCKLGSLAVAHNGNLVNSEIIRSLMEDGGAIFQTTSDTEVILNMIARGAVKGIEKAVREAAGAIKGSYAIVLFIDNKLIGVRDPYGIRPLCLGKLDDAWILSSESCALNTVGAEFVRDLEPGEIVVIDEKGVTSLGYDSSSKLSTCIFEDIYFARPDSQIDGINVMQARKRCGAEYFKENPIDADMVVAVPDSGISAAIGYSEASGIPFEMGFIKNRYIGRTFISPSQELREKAVSVKLNVVKSVVEVKRVILIDDSIVRGTTSRHLVALMRKAGASEVHLGIVSPPIKYSCYFGIDTPDTEQLIATGRDVEEICREIGADSLGYISLDGLTRALSTEEMHFCNGCLTGTYPLTPNN, encoded by the coding sequence ATGATGCCTTCCGAAGAATTTCCCGGGGATGACAAGCTTCATGAAGAATGCGGAGTCTTTGGTGTTTATTCTCCCAAAGAATATCCTGTTGGCGAGATGACCTATCTTGGACTCCTTGGTCTGCAGCACCGTGGGCAGGAAAGTGCCGGTATCACAATCAGCAGTGGCGGCGTATTGACGACTCGCAAAGGTATGGGTCTTGTGACTGAAGTGTTCAAGAATGATGCCATTATCGAATTAAAAACCGGAAATGCAGCCATCGGTCATGTCCGCTACTCAACAACCGGAAATAGCGATCTGGCAAATGCACAGCCACTGGAAGGTCATTGCAAACTGGGATCCCTGGCAGTCGCCCATAATGGAAATCTGGTAAATTCAGAAATTATAAGATCACTCATGGAAGATGGGGGTGCCATCTTTCAGACGACAAGCGATACCGAGGTCATTCTCAACATGATTGCCCGGGGGGCAGTTAAGGGAATTGAAAAGGCTGTGAGAGAAGCCGCCGGAGCCATAAAAGGCTCTTATGCCATCGTATTGTTTATCGATAACAAACTGATAGGTGTCAGGGATCCTTATGGAATCCGTCCCCTTTGTCTTGGAAAACTGGATGATGCCTGGATTCTATCCTCTGAATCCTGTGCCCTGAATACAGTGGGTGCCGAATTCGTAAGGGATTTGGAACCCGGGGAAATTGTCGTTATTGATGAAAAGGGGGTAACATCCCTGGGATACGACAGCTCATCCAAACTTTCAACCTGTATTTTTGAAGATATCTATTTTGCTCGGCCAGACAGTCAGATTGACGGCATTAATGTCATGCAGGCCAGAAAGAGATGCGGTGCTGAATATTTCAAGGAAAATCCTATTGACGCCGATATGGTTGTCGCCGTGCCCGATTCTGGAATATCCGCGGCCATAGGTTATTCTGAAGCCTCGGGAATCCCCTTCGAGATGGGGTTTATTAAAAACCGTTACATCGGTAGAACCTTTATTTCTCCCTCCCAGGAATTAAGGGAGAAAGCCGTATCCGTAAAATTGAATGTTGTTAAATCGGTTGTAGAAGTAAAAAGGGTGATCCTCATCGATGATTCCATCGTCAGAGGAACCACAAGCCGTCATCTGGTGGCTCTCATGAGAAAAGCAGGAGCCTCGGAAGTTCATCTTGGAATCGTATCCCCGCCCATTAAGTACTCCTGCTATTTTGGTATTGATACTCCCGACACGGAACAATTGATCGCCACAGGCAGGGATGTTGAAGAAATATGCAGGGAAATTGGAGCCGACAGCCTGGGATATATCAGCCTGGACGGTTTGACAAGAGCCTTGAGTACTGAAGAAATGCATTTTTGCAACGGATGTCTCACGGGGACATACCCTTTGACACCCAATAACTGA
- the purC gene encoding phosphoribosylaminoimidazolesuccinocarboxamide synthase — translation MKEIRKEKMMYEGKAKRVYATNDPAYVIVSYKDDATAFNGEKKGQIADKGIFNNAITTALFKILEKEGVPTHFVEKLDDRDQLCKAVTIIPLEVIVRNVIAGSMAKRLGIEEGTEIPNTVFEICYKNDAFGDPLINDHHAVAMGLSTYDELKQIYAITADVNRIMTEFFDKQGIRLIDFKIEFGKTADATLLLADEISPDTCRFWDKETNQKLDKDRFRRDLGDVQQAYREILSRVEKG, via the coding sequence ATGAAAGAGATCCGCAAAGAGAAAATGATGTATGAGGGCAAGGCTAAAAGAGTCTATGCCACAAATGATCCCGCTTATGTCATTGTCAGCTATAAAGACGATGCCACAGCATTTAACGGTGAAAAGAAGGGACAGATTGCGGATAAGGGTATTTTTAATAATGCCATTACAACAGCTCTGTTCAAGATCCTGGAAAAAGAAGGGGTTCCCACTCATTTTGTTGAAAAACTGGATGATCGGGATCAGCTCTGTAAGGCAGTTACCATTATCCCCCTTGAAGTCATAGTCCGTAATGTGATTGCAGGCAGCATGGCAAAAAGACTGGGCATTGAGGAAGGGACGGAGATTCCTAATACCGTTTTTGAAATTTGTTATAAGAATGATGCTTTTGGTGATCCTCTGATCAACGATCATCATGCCGTCGCCATGGGTTTGAGTACGTATGATGAACTTAAACAAATTTATGCCATAACCGCAGATGTAAACCGCATTATGACAGAGTTTTTTGACAAACAGGGCATCCGTCTCATCGACTTCAAAATAGAATTCGGAAAAACAGCTGATGCCACACTTCTTCTTGCAGATGAAATCAGTCCAGATACCTGCCGATTCTGGGACAAGGAAACAAATCAGAAACTGGATAAGGACAGATTCAGACGGGACCTTGGTGATGTACAGCAAGCCTATAGAGAAATACTTTCCAGAGTGGAAAAGGGATAA